The DNA sequence tacaaatatgagttaacttttacgctatcgcgaACGTTAAAGAacccgcactaagcacatagtaTAATCAAATGAGCAAGCGGACTAGTTGAAATGTCCAACTATCACGACTCAAACCAAATTTAtcgttattataaatatactttACACAAACCAAACTTAtggtaattaaaaatcaatgaaTACTGTAGTGGCTGTAGTTGGTGGTACAAAACTTGTCCTAAAATTTACGGATATAATGAAAAAGAAATCAGCCCAATCGGTCAACGGTCAAACAATTCTCTAGTGATGCTCACTCACACATctcctttaaaaaataattgagttGTTGAGTTGAGTAATTAAAATAGTATGGATTTctatttcaattataatttaacaaccgtagaaattattttaaattctcaACACTTTAAGTCGTACAACACCGCCATCTTACTGCGGCTTAAAAAAGTAATTAGATTCAAaggaaaataatatgaaaaatgttGTGTTGAAATAGTTCAATGTATCGCTAATAGATGTcactgttattaaaataatacattaaaactaaaactgCATACAATTTTAGTACAGTAGGCTTTCTTGTTTTGGGGTAGACATATTTCAGAGTATTAAAACTTAATGTGTATATAtgaattatatatgtatgtatgtatgagcTATGTTAACATTTATATTTCGGGTAAATACATCAAACTTTATTTTCGTATGTGTGACGAGAAATTTGAAGAACAGTTATAATATCAAGTTGTCTATTTTTTTGTACGGCTATGATATGACTAGAGACAACGACCGATTTTACACGACAACAAAAAGCAGCTGGCTCTCACtagtggtaggagctcttgtaagtccgcgcgggtaggtaccaccgccctgcctatttctgccgtgaagcagtaacgcgtttcggcttgaagggtggggcagctattctgagaccttataactcatatcggtggcggcatttacattgtagatgtctatgggctccagtaaccacttaacaccgggtgactgtgagctcgtccatccatctaagccatCTCCTGATACTGCATTGTCCACTGAACTCCACTGTTTCcggaaatttaaaattacttactgTAATAAATATTGTAGCGTTCCTTATAAATACaattaactaattaaatttgttcTAAGTAACCGACTTCGAAATCAGTGATTTCAGATACCAACTGTATTCTAAACTGTATTCAATATATTGAGAAAgctttttaaaatagtgaatagaAAGCTTAATCACGAAAATCTGGGAAGACAAAGAGAGagaaatatgttaaaaaaacttatttccaAGATTTAGAAGtcggatttgttttttttttctaacttaaTTACATTAAACTTAAACATAATTTTCTCGCGTAAACACTGATGACTTTGTAGTTAAATTTTATAGACACTGATTCACCGACATTGTTATTACACCTGTCGAGCAGCCTCATCTCCCGTACTACATCTATGTAATCTTCTAAAAAGTCTTCAAGTATGTCTTTCGGGATATTAAATGGATTGATAGCTGCTACTGATTCTGTGTTCAACAATAACAAATTATGATTTCTCATAAAATAACTActgattttatattaaatattcgcTTATTTCTGGCGCGAagtagtagtgcgtttcggtttgaagggtggggcagtcgttgtcgGCTGCAGTCTATTCTGTCAACTTTGGCAATTGAAAACCAACATGCTCTTATTACGGCCTCagttattttcaattttcaattcaatttactGATGCGTAATTTTTGTAAGTAAATAGTCTCcagaaactatactgagaccttagaactcatatctcaaagtaagtgacggtatttacgttgtagatttctatagacttcgggaaccacttaacatcaggtgggccgtgagctcgtccaccaatctaagcaaaaaaaactttGTCCCATTAACTATTCATCAGAACGAACCGCcagttaaattatttattgtaaaagcaTTCGATTTTAGGATTgacggattactggtggcccgaagacctttccagtttcaccaggacgatgggcgagcaaaggcttagccaggaggTATGAAAGGTTCCCGTTGTAACAGTATCCCTGCCTATTTCCTGACTCCTGTCAAAAACATCGGCACCGGTGATAGGGTATCTAACAAGCCTTAAATGATACTCTGAATTATAATACATACTAACTTTTTAAAACATCCAAATCATCGTATACATAGAACAACGTTTTGCATTGCACTTCAATATTGCTAAATCCAACTCTTTCCATTATCTTCTTAACTTCTTTTTCGGGATCctgaaaatgaaaaatgttttgttagcatttaagattttgtttttagttaGACAGGTGGATGGGCCTACGGTCAACCTCAAAGAAGTCCATAAGCACGCAAGAACGGTATTGAAGAATGAAGTATCAATTGAATTGCGACAGTGACTGTAAGCTCAAGCTGGTGATTTAATTTGCGGCAGAGAAGGACTCTTATTCTCTTGATACATTTTACCGTGTATTTAAGAACTACAGTGATAGGAATTAGAAAGCTggcttaagtaggaaaatacTTTCGTCTTATATTTTGCTTGGTTTACCCTTTAAAGCAACTGAGTGAGTATTTTACAAGTGGTTACGACAAGCAGCCCCTTAAACTATTGTTGATCGTAATATGATGAGACAGTTGCGATTGTACCTAGGGGAATCTTCGCGTTGTACACGATTGTCATCGGtgaccaataaaaaggtaaattatatcaaaactgctgaattttttaaaaccaaaagaaagataaaaattgtttttcattaaatatgGCCACGAATCGATAAAAACAGAAGAAATTTGTATTGAAATGAATGCGTTTCCGTAATtccacatgtattttttttaggaaggaatGATCACTTGTGGCACGGAGgtatttccagtttcaccaggacaggtgggcgagcacgggcccAGCCAGGAGGCCTGGGATTCTTTAACAGAtacccgagtgcctccaaaggagacctaacagctcaaaggcaactgcttcgcgaatgcatctactataCTCTAagccaattacgaagtcccatgagacagatgttatttttatgttattgtgtgtgtgaattaattgtataatgatttagattgattgtgtattttttaaatgatttttgatCCTCATGATCATGATTTTGATTTTCAAACATCATTTACCTACTTATACTTGTTGATTGTTTTTTGTCAATTAGAATAACCTTATCGTGGAGACTTAATCACCGGTATACATAGCACATGTAAATAGCTTTTTGGATTATTCTTTCCGAAATCATTGACTGAACAATAAAGGCCGATAAAAGCGTAAAGCAACGTCTTTACACAGGTTTGAGTAATACAACGCGTGGAGTGATATTTGAAATTCACATAGCAAATTCATTTTAGGTGAAGTAACCGCGTCAGTTATTCAGAAGGCCTGAATTAGAAAATATTGTGGTTTTGGGGGTGTTCATTTTTTTATGGTACTCGTTGTGACTGATTTAAGACTACACTATGTACTATTAATAAAGTGGTACCAaacaaccttgagacatgagtttgaaGATTCAATTGTATactacaacagctgtcccacccttcgagCCAGAACGCCTGACTGATTCGCGTTAGCAATAGTTAGAATGGCGGTAGCGGCCCATGTTGGCCCATAGCTTGCTCTGCTaccagtatttttaaatattaggtaagttcttaaaaatatatctttcgAACATAGATTTTTGTGATGACGTAATAAAGTAAGAAATCCCGGTGTAGGCACCGAACCTGCGCCAggtatgaaatattttaagtaattactaACGACTCCTTTGAACCAAATCACAACATACTAGTTTCGGCTTCCACGAAATACTGCTCAAATACAATGGCgaccacttttttttctttcttttttactacctatttgctggtagcctcaGTGGCTATTCTACCTACTCccgtacgggtaggtgagctcacaggctcaacctgagagaatttgctaacactagtaagagcagtacttcgcagaatctaccaccggatcggaatcgcgacccactgagaagatccggcgagaaactcagtgggctgtgtctatgggaaatCACAAAGTAAGCTATGATATTTATAATGGATGCTGCGTCACTTAACTTCCTAATTAAATTAGTATATACAAATATActtattgaataattaaaaaacaaaaaaagcttaCTTCATTGTCATGGTAAGGTGATATAAATCGATCGACGTGCTCGAGCCAAGAATGCCATTTTTCTGTATGCGAGAGTGTGCGGTAAACATCAAAGATAGGAGTGTGGCCCAGGAACAGAAGTAAGCAATCTCCTTCGTCGCCAAGCAGATTGAAAATGTTCCGGAAAGCTCGTCTGTAATTAGATATTTCAATGGTAGTTTAATTTTCTTCAGTAAATAATGTTGACGTAAAATAATGAGCATTTTTcgcaaatatacatttttaaattatatacaatcatattatttattggagTCTAGGTGAGCGCTGGAATTGGCTCGTACACTGCGCAGAAGCAGTGTATCATATTTGTAGTAGATATGTAGAAAAAGCCTTCTCTATGCGTGGACGAATGAATGACACGACTGTGTAAATGGATATTCTGGTAATTGAAGTCCATAGGCCGCACTACGGGTACATAATCttgagatttaattttaaatttttaatgattttatacAACAGCTGGTCTACTCTACTCTGTGAACCGAAAAGGGCTGTCTCGCGAAAGGCGAAATAGAaggttgatttttttattaaacgatgttattacttcatcTAAAATTCAATCGTAAACAAGTACACACATCCTTATGAAAAATAGGTACCAGCCAGGATTTTAAACTCAGTCTAATTGCAGCGTTCGATTTTGAAAATGGAAAACGAATGGAATCAAATGATTAACCcgtgaaaaaaaaggaaaaataggTTTGGTAGTAGCATCTGAgtcttcatttaaataaaaaactagatgatgaccgagctttgctcgttttttttttgataacgccatcttgttgtgtctttttatagcggttagttgccctcaattaagaaaaatagtattattattcgccaatagatgtcgggaagagttgattattgaaaacacgaataaaacaacattttctgaaaataaatcgtagctagatcgatttatcgcccccgaaatcccctgtatactaaattttataaaaatcgttagtgccgtttccgagattcagattatatataatatatataaatatacaagaattgctcgtttaaaggtataagatatatcAATGATTCGATAATTTGACAATTCATTTATCAATTaccgtaaaatatttattgtgttcTATTGTATAACAGTTGTCACGGTGGGCTACGGGTCAAGTGATCGACTACCGTAGCCCGTAGACATTGAAACGCGGATGTTGCTACAAAAATCCATGACTTACACGCGCTATTGGAATCTATTTACACCACACGTTACGTTACGtcatcttgagacattaggTCGGagtatcaattttattgtacGTCAGCTTCATCAAATTGAAACACACGACAGGgcagtgaaaaaaataatactaatacaCATAACTACGATTTCCATAGAGATTGGGTTTACAATCAATCGGCCTTCCTAATCATTGGAATGTATATTAGATCGAAGAAGTTCGTAAAGGATTATGACTACTAAATGGTTCCGTAGTTGGGAAGAGCAATCACGGTAGAATTTAAAggaagtattaaaaatatttttgtcgcCTAATTCTAAGGAGTACGGAATGAAAATTATGTCACGTCCTAAAATCAATTTTCAAAATGGTTTTAGTACtatcatattttaaattttcgacTAGATAGTTGAAACGTTTATTAAGGATCcaaatcaaaatataatttatttggaGCCTCCACA is a window from the Bombyx mori chromosome 12, ASM3026992v2 genome containing:
- the Jhamt gene encoding juvenile hormone acid O-methyltransferase isoform X1 translates to MNNADLYRKSNSLQKRDALRCLEEHANKIKWKKIGDRVIDLGCADGSVTDILKVYMPKNYGRLVGCDISEEMVKYANKHHGFGRTSFRVLDIEGDLTADLKQGFDHVFSFYTLHWIRDQERAFRNIFNLLGDEGDCLLLFLGHTPIFDVYRTLSHTEKWHSWLEHVDRFISPYHDNEDPEKEVKKIMERVGFSNIEVQCKTLFYVYDDLDVLKKSVAAINPFNIPKDILEDFLEDYIDVVREMRLLDRCNNNVGESVSIKFNYKVISVYARKLCLSLM